A single genomic interval of Halopelagius inordinatus harbors:
- a CDS encoding aminopeptidase codes for MDLRIREHAEVLVDWSARVEPGDDVVVSVAEGAHELAVAVAEKLGERGANVVTTYASEEVSRAYLRAHDGEFDTAAHELALYENADSVLFLGGGRNTFATADVPGETRQAASRANQEVREARMDADWVSTVHPTRSLAQQAGMAVEQYREFVYDAVLRDWEALAEEMAKMKAILDEGSEVRLVKGGESASSATDLTMSIEGRTAVNSAASVAYDSHNLPSGEVFTAPYDPEGEVFFDVPMTLSGTRVRNVHLSFEDGEVVDYAAETGEDALGDILDTDEGARRLGELGIGMNRGIDRFTDNVLFDEKMGDTVHLAVGRAYDACLPEGEAGNDSAVHVDMITDVSEASRLEVDGEVVQRNGAFRWEDGFEE; via the coding sequence ATGGACTTACGCATCCGAGAACACGCCGAGGTTCTCGTAGACTGGAGTGCGCGCGTCGAACCCGGCGACGACGTGGTCGTCAGCGTCGCCGAAGGGGCGCACGAACTCGCCGTCGCCGTCGCCGAGAAACTGGGCGAACGCGGCGCGAACGTCGTGACGACGTACGCCTCCGAGGAGGTGTCCCGCGCCTACCTCCGCGCGCACGACGGCGAGTTCGACACCGCGGCGCACGAACTGGCCCTCTACGAGAACGCCGACTCGGTTCTCTTTCTCGGCGGCGGCCGAAACACCTTCGCCACCGCGGACGTCCCCGGCGAGACGCGACAGGCCGCTTCGCGCGCGAATCAGGAGGTGCGCGAGGCCCGCATGGACGCCGACTGGGTCTCTACCGTCCACCCGACGCGGTCGTTGGCGCAACAGGCGGGGATGGCCGTCGAACAGTACCGCGAGTTCGTCTACGACGCCGTCCTCCGCGACTGGGAGGCCCTCGCAGAAGAGATGGCGAAGATGAAGGCGATACTCGACGAGGGGAGCGAAGTCCGACTCGTGAAAGGCGGCGAATCGGCGTCGTCGGCCACGGACCTCACCATGTCCATCGAGGGTAGAACCGCCGTCAACTCCGCCGCCTCCGTCGCCTACGACTCCCACAACCTCCCCTCCGGCGAGGTGTTCACCGCGCCGTACGACCCCGAGGGAGAGGTGTTCTTCGACGTGCCGATGACCCTCTCGGGGACGCGCGTGCGGAACGTCCACCTCTCGTTCGAAGACGGCGAGGTGGTCGATTACGCCGCCGAGACGGGAGAAGACGCCCTCGGCGACATCCTCGACACGGACGAGGGCGCGCGCCGACTCGGCGAACTCGGCATCGGGATGAACCGCGGCATCGACCGCTTCACCGACAACGTCCTGTTCGACGAGAAGATGGGCGACACCGTCCACCTGGCCGTCGGGCGCGCGTACGACGCCTGTCTCCCCGAGGGCGAGGCGGGCAACGACTCCGCCGTCCACGTGGACATGATAACCGACGTGAGCGAGGCGTCCCGACTCGAAGTGGACGGCGAGGTGGTCCAGAGAAACGGCGCTTTCCGGTGGGAAGACGGCTTCGAGGAGTAA
- a CDS encoding CBS domain-containing protein, whose product MLGDITRTDALTASPDTTVADAAAAMRTRDADIVAVVDEQRPLGLVSPATIGRAVVADEDVRAVPVGTLLDDDPVTIRETADREALLRLFSRRDVRAAVLVDERDAYVGVVTFEDLLATYAREFDALLELTG is encoded by the coding sequence ATGCTCGGAGACATCACACGCACGGACGCGTTGACCGCGTCGCCGGATACGACCGTCGCGGACGCGGCCGCGGCGATGCGGACGCGAGACGCCGACATCGTCGCTGTCGTCGACGAGCAACGACCGCTCGGACTCGTCTCGCCGGCGACCATCGGCCGCGCCGTCGTCGCCGACGAAGACGTCCGCGCGGTGCCCGTCGGGACGTTACTCGACGACGACCCGGTCACGATCAGAGAGACGGCCGACCGCGAGGCCCTCCTCCGTCTGTTTTCTCGGCGGGACGTTCGGGCGGCCGTCCTCGTGGACGAAAGAGACGCGTACGTCGGCGTCGTCACGTTCGAGGACCTGTTGGCGACGTACGCCCGCGAGTTCGACGCCCTGTTGGAACTGACGGGGTGA
- a CDS encoding lipoate--protein ligase family protein, whose amino-acid sequence MDAETSDRVRVVRGRRETREADRSVTAAMLDRTGRDGVPAFRAWTPHRQVAFGRRDSHAERYDEARRAAEDRGFPPVERSVGGRAVAYTGTTTLAFAHTVPTADVRTGLDARYEAATESVVEALRSVGVAATPGEPPNSFCPGAHSVRAEGKLCGIAQRVRSDAALVSGVVVADDSAEIAAVLEPVYAALDVPFDHETVGSVAESGGPSDPERTVRALESSFVGDAEWEVTDAAAFVSDDE is encoded by the coding sequence ATGGACGCCGAAACGAGCGACCGAGTCCGAGTCGTTCGCGGGCGCAGGGAGACGCGAGAAGCGGACCGGTCGGTAACGGCGGCGATGCTCGACCGAACGGGGCGAGACGGCGTGCCCGCCTTCCGCGCGTGGACGCCGCACAGACAGGTCGCGTTCGGTCGCCGCGACAGTCACGCCGAGAGGTACGACGAGGCGCGCCGCGCGGCCGAAGACCGGGGGTTTCCGCCGGTCGAACGGAGCGTCGGCGGCCGGGCCGTCGCCTACACCGGGACGACGACGCTGGCGTTCGCACACACCGTGCCGACAGCGGACGTCCGCACCGGCCTCGACGCCCGGTACGAGGCGGCGACGGAGTCCGTGGTCGAAGCGCTCCGGTCCGTCGGCGTCGCGGCGACGCCGGGCGAACCGCCGAACTCGTTCTGCCCCGGCGCGCACTCGGTGCGGGCCGAGGGGAAACTGTGCGGCATCGCACAACGCGTTCGGAGCGACGCGGCACTCGTCTCCGGCGTCGTCGTCGCGGACGACAGCGCGGAGATAGCCGCGGTGTTGGAACCGGTGTACGCGGCGCTCGACGTCCCGTTCGACCACGAGACGGTCGGAAGCGTCGCGGAGAGCGGCGGTCCCTCGGACCCTGAGCGGACGGTTCGAGCGCTGGAGTCGTCGTTCGTCGGCGACGCGGAGTGGGAGGTGACCGACGCCGCCGCGTTCGTCTCCGACGACGAGTAG
- the arsN2 gene encoding arsenic resistance N-acetyltransferase ArsN2 codes for MSGATLTLREADDDESLSCVESMLEETGLPSRDVRSKPDCFYAGYVDGDAVAVGGIEAYGTAGLLRSVVVAESKRGEGFGTALCDALEGEARAAGVETLFLLTTTAADFFADRGFAEIARSDAPDSVRATTEFEDICPATAVCMKKSL; via the coding sequence ATGAGCGGAGCGACCCTGACGCTCCGAGAGGCGGACGACGACGAGTCTCTCTCGTGCGTCGAGTCGATGCTGGAGGAGACCGGGTTGCCGTCGCGGGACGTGCGGTCGAAGCCGGACTGTTTCTACGCCGGATACGTTGACGGCGACGCAGTCGCCGTCGGCGGCATCGAGGCGTACGGGACCGCCGGACTCCTTCGGTCGGTGGTCGTCGCCGAGTCGAAGCGAGGAGAGGGGTTCGGGACGGCGCTGTGCGACGCGTTGGAGGGGGAGGCCCGCGCCGCGGGCGTCGAAACGCTGTTCTTGCTCACGACGACCGCTGCGGACTTTTTCGCGGACCGAGGCTTCGCCGAAATCGCGCGGAGTGACGCTCCCGACTCGGTCCGAGCGACCACCGAGTTCGAGGATATCTGTCCCGCGACGGCCGTCTGCATGAAAAAGTCGCTGTAG
- a CDS encoding TOBE domain-containing protein, which yields MGLSARNDLSGTVVSVRKDEVMAEVVVELGDGQRVTSTITRASADRLELAEGDDVSAVIKASEVMINKD from the coding sequence ATGGGACTGAGTGCTCGCAACGACCTGTCGGGAACGGTAGTCTCGGTGCGGAAAGACGAGGTGATGGCGGAGGTAGTCGTCGAACTCGGAGACGGGCAACGGGTGACGTCGACCATCACGCGGGCGTCCGCCGACAGACTCGAACTCGCCGAGGGCGACGACGTGAGCGCCGTCATCAAGGCGAGCGAAGTGATGATAAACAAAGACTGA
- a CDS encoding DUF5807 family protein produces the protein MSKLEAFLAGDRLDDVALFLTHEYLDSQGKLPNLGEEVENGYVLVVDGDDGRRAFAAGTGMDAMEFAQQATGNKSHVERDLGGGECPDSAPDENHQTRFIFAFAEEQNDGVGGLYERGDVVHAYAHCTCGTDYSDRWVVGAEDETGVQPGEDEPAEAN, from the coding sequence ATGAGCAAACTCGAGGCGTTTCTCGCGGGCGACAGACTGGACGACGTGGCGCTGTTTCTCACCCACGAGTATCTCGACAGTCAGGGGAAACTTCCGAACCTCGGCGAGGAAGTCGAGAACGGGTACGTCCTCGTCGTAGACGGCGACGACGGCCGCCGCGCGTTCGCCGCCGGAACCGGGATGGACGCGATGGAGTTCGCCCAACAGGCGACCGGAAACAAGAGCCACGTCGAACGCGACTTGGGCGGCGGCGAGTGCCCCGACAGCGCGCCCGACGAGAACCACCAGACGCGGTTCATCTTCGCGTTCGCGGAGGAGCAAAACGACGGCGTCGGCGGCCTGTACGAACGCGGCGACGTCGTCCACGCCTACGCTCACTGCACCTGCGGGACGGACTACTCCGACCGGTGGGTCGTCGGCGCCGAAGACGAGACGGGCGTCCAACCCGGCGAGGACGAACCGGCCGAGGCGAACTGA
- a CDS encoding DUF7112 family protein, translating to MSERVPSDHASVTTFRASIARSGGTRRPCLRLPDEAAVAEGDLIRLLAGGGHYHARVDSDASGRLVRGAYDNKRLARNAGEGENRLAEWCSETGRDPGSAVELDELEPGFCYGLREPGKRTVYSVPKRPNASLSDIAEKFGRDE from the coding sequence GTGTCCGAACGCGTTCCGAGCGACCACGCATCGGTCACGACGTTCCGCGCGAGTATCGCGCGTAGCGGCGGGACCAGACGGCCCTGTCTCCGCCTCCCCGACGAGGCGGCCGTCGCCGAGGGCGACCTGATTCGGCTCCTCGCGGGCGGCGGCCACTACCACGCGCGGGTCGATTCGGACGCGTCCGGGCGTCTCGTCCGCGGCGCGTACGACAACAAGCGACTCGCCCGGAACGCAGGCGAGGGGGAGAACCGCCTCGCGGAGTGGTGTTCGGAGACGGGTCGCGACCCCGGGTCGGCGGTCGAACTCGACGAACTCGAACCCGGGTTCTGTTACGGCCTACGCGAACCCGGCAAACGGACCGTCTACTCCGTGCCGAAACGGCCGAACGCTTCGCTCTCCGACATCGCAGAGAAGTTCGGCCGCGACGAGTAG
- a CDS encoding GNAT family N-acetyltransferase, with the protein MTPPDRRYPDAPAGPFESPPYSFEDREGREIELRAYDGTDAEFEALVSMYLEFDPSDRAQGIPPGQESRVREWLENILGEDCLNVVAWNGDEAAGHATLVPDGEAYELAIFVLQAYQQSGIGTRLMKVLLGYGYDSGVEKVWLTVERWNRAAVSLYKKIGFETTNSESFELEMALRLSESESESESESEKR; encoded by the coding sequence ATGACACCGCCAGACCGACGCTACCCGGACGCGCCCGCGGGACCGTTCGAGAGTCCGCCGTACTCGTTCGAAGACCGCGAGGGAAGAGAGATAGAACTGCGCGCGTACGACGGCACGGACGCGGAGTTCGAGGCTCTCGTGTCGATGTATCTGGAGTTCGACCCCTCCGACAGAGCGCAGGGAATCCCGCCGGGCCAAGAGAGTCGCGTCCGCGAGTGGTTGGAGAACATCCTCGGAGAGGACTGTCTGAACGTCGTCGCGTGGAACGGCGACGAGGCGGCGGGACACGCGACGCTCGTCCCGGACGGCGAGGCGTACGAACTCGCCATCTTCGTGCTGCAGGCGTACCAGCAGTCCGGAATCGGCACGAGACTGATGAAGGTGCTCCTCGGCTACGGGTACGACTCGGGCGTCGAGAAAGTGTGGCTCACGGTCGAACGCTGGAACCGCGCGGCGGTGAGTCTGTACAAGAAGATAGGCTTCGAGACGACGAACTCCGAGAGTTTCGAGTTGGAGATGGCGCTCCGACTCAGCGAGAGCGAGTCCGAGTCCGAGTCCGAGTCCGAGAAGCGCTAA
- a CDS encoding DHH family phosphoesterase, which yields MEDELIDSSRLSLSRKSQLPGAGFFYPDSLDEDRSEERVEEAVEDAEVVVVADTDADGLGCVALLREAYDAALDADSFEEDIAERIEQLENPVESDEEDAEADADALEDEDVGPNSSVALVGSGPYSLEDELDNVAEYAPEGVEVFVCDLCPDKYEYVDEELDRLVETASSVRWFDHHQWNDDVAAAVREAGVELVVGESDEECSTDVTLRSLDYEFDDRFRELAEVTRDHDLWIREDPRSDDLADYAYWTGAEEYVTIVGTYGADLPDVATEFVELRRVEKENLIDRAVSRAELKSVGPWTVGVTYGRCSQNEVAEALRERGADAAVVVKPAGSASIRGTDDFELCHEVAGQVNGGGHPKAAGCKPDIYDDMLDYANHWTTQGSAAKRVILAAFERVAERFEAGAYDDDEGVETER from the coding sequence ATGGAAGACGAACTCATCGACAGTTCTCGGCTCTCGCTCTCGCGGAAGTCCCAGCTTCCGGGCGCGGGCTTTTTCTATCCCGACTCGCTCGACGAGGACCGCTCGGAGGAACGCGTCGAAGAGGCCGTAGAGGACGCCGAAGTCGTCGTCGTCGCCGACACGGACGCCGACGGCCTCGGCTGCGTCGCGTTGCTCCGCGAGGCGTACGACGCCGCACTCGACGCCGACTCCTTCGAGGAGGATATCGCAGAGCGAATCGAACAGCTAGAGAACCCGGTCGAATCCGACGAGGAAGACGCGGAGGCGGACGCGGACGCACTCGAAGACGAGGACGTGGGACCGAACTCCTCGGTCGCTCTCGTGGGGTCCGGGCCGTACTCGCTCGAAGACGAACTCGACAACGTCGCCGAGTACGCGCCCGAGGGCGTCGAAGTGTTCGTCTGCGACCTCTGTCCCGACAAGTACGAGTACGTAGACGAGGAACTCGACCGCCTCGTCGAAACCGCCTCCTCGGTTCGGTGGTTCGACCACCACCAGTGGAACGACGACGTGGCCGCCGCCGTCCGCGAGGCGGGCGTCGAACTCGTCGTCGGCGAGTCCGACGAGGAGTGCAGCACGGACGTGACGCTTCGGTCACTCGACTACGAGTTCGACGACCGGTTCCGCGAACTTGCCGAGGTCACCCGCGACCACGACCTGTGGATACGCGAGGACCCCCGAAGCGACGACTTGGCCGACTACGCGTACTGGACGGGCGCAGAGGAGTACGTCACGATAGTCGGCACCTACGGCGCCGACCTCCCGGACGTGGCGACCGAGTTCGTCGAACTCCGCCGCGTCGAAAAGGAGAACCTCATCGACCGCGCCGTCTCGCGCGCGGAACTGAAGTCCGTCGGGCCGTGGACCGTCGGCGTCACCTACGGCCGGTGCTCGCAGAACGAGGTGGCGGAAGCGCTCCGCGAACGGGGTGCGGACGCCGCAGTCGTGGTCAAGCCCGCCGGAAGCGCCAGCATCCGCGGAACCGACGACTTCGAACTCTGCCACGAAGTGGCCGGCCAGGTCAACGGCGGCGGCCACCCGAAGGCGGCGGGCTGTAAGCCCGACATCTACGACGACATGCTCGACTACGCGAACCACTGGACGACGCAGGGAAGCGCGGCGAAGCGAGTCATCCTCGCGGCGTTCGAACGCGTGGCCGAACGGTTCGAGGCGGGCGCGTACGACGACGACGAGGGCGTCGAGACGGAACGCTGA
- a CDS encoding DUF5806 family protein, whose protein sequence is MSDENPTPDDGEERTSSPRRTQSSEDGRSAADERKPGDRGVEKEDGAADAADAGDSGSAVTESESEATDADGNDASADGDAADAPPDDVQKYARFKKMDGAEYDRVNEFLRDRTYVTAREWAIARLCADFRTETGVEMTKIGDNLPELVPFMTDTYTPQAVNQARSSFEDKVRKSGATFLYGAMSGFFTAEELDELMYEVSEIAKFLLEVEGVDLSVEEELEAEERISSVMREVREASAEMREEELADDDAASDD, encoded by the coding sequence ATGAGCGACGAGAACCCGACGCCCGACGACGGCGAGGAACGGACCTCCTCGCCCCGACGGACGCAGTCGTCCGAGGACGGGCGGTCGGCGGCAGACGAACGAAAGCCCGGAGACCGAGGAGTCGAGAAGGAAGACGGGGCGGCGGACGCCGCCGACGCGGGCGATTCCGGTTCGGCGGTGACGGAATCCGAGAGCGAAGCGACCGACGCGGACGGTAACGACGCCAGTGCCGACGGTGACGCCGCCGACGCGCCGCCGGACGACGTGCAGAAGTACGCGCGCTTCAAGAAGATGGACGGCGCGGAGTACGACCGGGTCAACGAGTTCCTCCGCGACCGGACGTACGTCACCGCCCGCGAGTGGGCCATCGCGCGTCTCTGCGCCGACTTCCGGACGGAGACGGGCGTCGAGATGACGAAGATAGGCGACAACCTCCCCGAACTCGTCCCGTTCATGACGGATACGTACACCCCGCAGGCGGTCAATCAAGCCCGCTCTTCCTTCGAGGACAAGGTCCGAAAGTCGGGCGCGACGTTTCTCTACGGCGCGATGTCCGGCTTCTTCACGGCCGAGGAACTCGACGAACTGATGTACGAAGTCTCCGAGATAGCGAAGTTCCTCCTCGAAGTCGAGGGCGTCGACCTCTCCGTGGAGGAGGAACTGGAGGCCGAAGAGCGCATCTCGAGCGTCATGCGGGAGGTCAGAGAGGCAAGCGCCGAGATGCGCGAGGAGGAACTGGCGGACGACGACGCGGCCAGCGACGACTGA
- a CDS encoding universal stress protein produces MFDTIVIATDGSESVRRAIDVSLDLADRFDAAVHVLYVVDASEVESSPDRLRDEMRDALSDRGEQALSEVREAADRDVTTAVVEGRPAGVIGDYARDHDADMVAMGTRGRHGENRFLIGSVAERVVRTCPVPVLTVRQLADDEEEGGPTGTPETA; encoded by the coding sequence ATGTTCGACACCATCGTCATCGCGACGGACGGGTCCGAGAGCGTCCGGCGGGCCATCGACGTCTCTTTGGACCTCGCGGACCGGTTCGACGCCGCCGTCCACGTCCTCTACGTCGTCGACGCCAGCGAGGTGGAGTCCTCGCCGGACCGTCTCCGCGACGAGATGCGCGACGCCCTTTCGGACCGCGGCGAACAGGCGCTTTCGGAGGTTCGAGAGGCCGCCGACCGCGACGTGACGACGGCCGTAGTCGAGGGACGCCCCGCGGGCGTTATCGGCGACTACGCTCGCGACCACGACGCCGACATGGTCGCGATGGGCACCCGCGGCCGCCACGGCGAGAACCGGTTTCTCATCGGGTCGGTCGCGGAACGCGTCGTCCGCACCTGTCCGGTCCCCGTGTTGACCGTCCGCCAACTCGCAGACGACGAGGAGGAAGGCGGGCCGACCGGAACCCCGGAGACGGCCTGA
- a CDS encoding DUF7529 family protein, whose translation MDDPTERPSGPDGTRAESGVTEFWDRVVGRAEDAATAYRDAGWDAVELHPGNATPVPAMGGEGAGDYGLSVLVPPDEFETVERLAGETTFDDADVRRVERGETVFVVAAFLAPESGDAVVVPTHYRRREAASMLDRALSAGEMRVLVRSPDDDPVVFRDDDVASWTPDRESE comes from the coding sequence ATGGACGACCCGACGGAGAGACCCTCTGGCCCGGACGGGACGAGAGCGGAGTCCGGCGTGACGGAGTTTTGGGACCGCGTCGTCGGCAGAGCCGAGGACGCCGCGACGGCGTACCGAGACGCCGGATGGGACGCGGTCGAACTCCACCCCGGAAACGCGACGCCGGTGCCCGCGATGGGCGGCGAGGGGGCGGGCGACTACGGACTGAGCGTCCTCGTTCCACCCGACGAGTTCGAGACGGTCGAACGACTCGCGGGCGAGACGACGTTCGACGACGCCGACGTGCGCCGCGTCGAACGGGGCGAAACGGTGTTCGTCGTCGCCGCATTCCTCGCGCCGGAGTCCGGAGACGCCGTCGTCGTGCCGACGCACTACAGGCGGCGCGAAGCGGCGTCGATGCTCGACCGCGCGCTATCGGCGGGTGAGATGCGCGTCCTCGTCAGGTCGCCGGACGACGACCCGGTGGTCTTCCGCGACGACGACGTAGCGTCGTGGACGCCGGACCGAGAGTCGGAGTGA
- a CDS encoding dihydroorotase: MSTLIVGATLADGRVRDVRVEGGEITAVEPSLDPKPDERVREADGRRLLPGAIDAHVHVREPGYSHKETWETGSKSAAAGGVTTIVDQPNTTPPTTTGAAFDEKAGLAEKSLVEYGINGGVTAEWDPESLFDRPLFALGEVFLADSTGDMGIESDLFSNAVAAAADEDEVVTVHAEDADLFDESARERDAGGTGRDADADPWSQYRAAEAEAAAVERAVEVGADSDADIHIAHTSTPEGVDAAKSGGATCEVTPHHLFLSREDATELGTFGRMNPPLRSEDRRAGMWDRLVEGGIDIVATDHAPHTVEEKDASLWDAPSGVPGVETMLPLLLAEAREGNVSYERVRDVTAANVAEIFGLPRKGRIEVGRDADLVLFDPEATREIRGEDLHSKCGWTPFEGRTGVFPDLTMVRGSVVYEGGTFGDTVGENVREAAE, from the coding sequence ATGTCTACGCTCATCGTCGGTGCGACGCTCGCAGACGGGCGCGTCCGGGACGTTCGGGTCGAAGGCGGAGAGATAACCGCGGTCGAACCGTCCCTCGACCCGAAGCCGGACGAACGGGTGAGAGAGGCCGACGGCCGACGCCTCCTGCCGGGCGCGATAGACGCGCACGTCCACGTCCGCGAACCGGGCTACTCCCACAAGGAGACGTGGGAGACCGGGTCGAAAAGCGCCGCCGCGGGCGGCGTGACGACCATCGTCGACCAACCGAACACGACGCCGCCGACGACGACGGGCGCGGCGTTCGACGAGAAGGCGGGCCTCGCCGAGAAGTCGCTCGTGGAGTACGGCATCAACGGCGGCGTGACCGCAGAGTGGGACCCCGAGTCGCTTTTCGACCGGCCGCTTTTCGCACTCGGCGAGGTGTTCCTCGCGGACTCGACGGGCGACATGGGCATCGAGTCGGACCTGTTTTCGAACGCCGTCGCGGCGGCCGCAGACGAGGACGAGGTCGTCACCGTCCACGCCGAGGACGCCGACCTGTTCGACGAGTCGGCGCGGGAACGCGACGCGGGCGGGACCGGACGGGACGCGGACGCCGACCCGTGGAGCCAGTACCGCGCCGCCGAGGCGGAGGCCGCCGCCGTCGAACGCGCGGTGGAGGTGGGCGCGGACTCCGACGCCGATATCCACATCGCACACACGAGTACGCCGGAGGGCGTCGATGCCGCAAAATCGGGCGGGGCGACGTGCGAGGTGACGCCGCACCACCTGTTTCTCTCCCGCGAGGACGCGACGGAACTCGGCACGTTCGGGCGGATGAACCCGCCACTCCGCAGCGAGGACCGCCGCGCGGGGATGTGGGACCGACTCGTCGAGGGCGGCATCGACATCGTCGCCACCGACCACGCGCCGCACACCGTCGAAGAGAAGGACGCGAGTCTCTGGGACGCGCCGAGCGGCGTTCCGGGCGTCGAGACGATGCTTCCGCTTCTGTTGGCGGAGGCCCGAGAGGGCAACGTCTCCTACGAACGGGTCAGAGACGTGACCGCCGCGAACGTCGCCGAGATATTCGGCCTGCCGCGCAAGGGCCGAATCGAGGTCGGACGCGACGCCGACCTGGTGCTTTTCGACCCCGAGGCGACGCGGGAGATTCGCGGCGAGGACCTACACTCGAAGTGCGGGTGGACGCCGTTCGAGGGACGCACGGGCGTCTTCCCCGACCTGACGATGGTTCGCGGGAGCGTCGTCTACGAAGGGGGGACGTTCGGCGACACCGTCGGCGAGAACGTCCGCGAAGCGGCCGAATAA
- a CDS encoding universal stress protein, with the protein MKVLLGIGGSEDSVRALEETVSRTTVTGDELTVALVDNPSSDRSKDELEESVQDLLDSEGVDAEIRRLEGDPGSRLVRVAEEEGFDKIVLGGGQTSPMGKINIGGIAEFVLLNSHVTVTLVR; encoded by the coding sequence ATGAAGGTTCTCTTGGGAATCGGGGGAAGCGAAGACTCGGTTCGGGCGCTAGAGGAGACGGTTTCGAGAACGACGGTCACGGGCGACGAACTCACCGTCGCACTCGTGGACAACCCCTCGTCGGACAGGTCGAAAGACGAACTCGAAGAGTCGGTTCAGGACCTCCTCGACTCGGAGGGGGTCGACGCGGAGATTCGACGACTCGAGGGCGACCCCGGTAGTCGCCTCGTCCGCGTCGCGGAGGAGGAGGGATTCGACAAGATAGTCCTCGGCGGCGGGCAGACAAGTCCGATGGGCAAGATAAACATCGGCGGCATCGCCGAGTTCGTCCTCTTGAACTCGCACGTCACGGTCACCTTAGTCCGATGA
- a CDS encoding universal stress protein, with protein sequence MTDRRPLDVELVLVPVDRSDESAAAVEYACAIAAEYDAAVHAVHVLGEDVVRAIETGVVNDEEVAADGEAITETTRGIAEDCGVGLSTSVAYGFSTKMKLRHPGSVILDTAEELGADFIVVPREPVSGDPGEVLEKAAEYVLLYATQPVLSV encoded by the coding sequence ATGACCGACCGCCGTCCGCTGGACGTGGAACTCGTCCTCGTTCCCGTCGACCGAAGCGACGAATCCGCCGCCGCCGTCGAATACGCCTGCGCCATCGCCGCCGAGTACGACGCGGCAGTTCACGCCGTCCACGTCCTCGGCGAGGACGTCGTCCGCGCTATCGAGACGGGCGTCGTAAACGACGAGGAGGTGGCCGCAGACGGCGAGGCCATCACGGAGACGACGAGAGGCATCGCCGAGGACTGCGGCGTCGGCCTCTCTACGTCCGTCGCCTACGGCTTCTCGACGAAGATGAAACTGCGCCATCCGGGGAGCGTCATCCTCGACACCGCCGAGGAACTCGGCGCGGACTTCATCGTCGTCCCGCGGGAACCCGTCTCGGGTGACCCCGGCGAAGTCCTCGAGAAAGCCGCCGAGTACGTGCTTCTGTACGCGACACAGCCCGTACTCTCGGTGTGA
- a CDS encoding 30S ribosomal protein S6e: MADFKVVVSDPDTGNTYQFEVDGQDANRFLGRDIGDEVDGAPVGLDGFTLELTGGSDKAGRPMRENVAGANLKELLLEGGVGYKPNRDGERKRVTVRGRQVSEDTAQVNAKVVEGDGDVAAALGDGDDEAESDDE, from the coding sequence ATGGCAGACTTCAAGGTTGTCGTCTCCGACCCCGACACCGGGAACACGTACCAGTTCGAGGTCGACGGACAGGACGCGAACCGATTCCTCGGTCGAGACATCGGCGACGAGGTAGACGGCGCGCCCGTCGGACTCGACGGATTCACGCTCGAACTCACCGGCGGGTCCGACAAGGCCGGACGCCCGATGCGAGAGAACGTCGCCGGTGCGAACCTCAAAGAACTCCTCTTGGAGGGCGGCGTCGGCTACAAGCCGAACCGCGACGGCGAACGCAAGCGAGTCACCGTCCGCGGCCGTCAGGTCTCCGAGGACACCGCACAGGTCAACGCGAAAGTCGTCGAAGGCGACGGCGACGTCGCCGCCGCCCTCGGTGACGGCGACGACGAAGCCGAATCCGACGACGAGTAA
- a CDS encoding rubrerythrin-like domain-containing protein — protein sequence MSESFDRSMWYECARCDFRSEPGDPTTVCPRCGSAMRNLGRTRG from the coding sequence ATGTCGGAGTCGTTCGACAGGTCGATGTGGTACGAATGCGCGCGGTGCGACTTCCGGTCGGAACCGGGGGACCCGACGACGGTCTGTCCGCGGTGCGGGTCCGCGATGCGGAATCTCGGACGGACGCGGGGGTAG